Proteins encoded in a region of the Magnetospirillum sp. genome:
- a CDS encoding carbamoyltransferase, which produces MRILGLSAFYHDSAAALVVDGRIVAAAQEERFTRKKHDARYPVHAIEYCLAEAGIALDQIDHVAFYDKPFLKFERLLETYLAFAPRGFTSFRMAIPVWLKEKLFQKKLLSDELAKAAPGFDWESKLLFAEHHQSHAASAFFPSPFEEALVLTMDGVGEWATTSVGIGRGNTLEMVREIHFPHSLGLLYSAFTYYTGFKVNSGEYKVMGLAPYGTPRFAQTILDHVLDLKADGSFRLNMDYFDYCTGLTMTNAKFDALFGAPRRQPEQRLDQRHMDLAASVQAVLEEAVLRLTRSLQAETGMENLCLAGGVALNCVANGKILRDGKWKNLWIQPASGDAGGALGAALAGYHLFKGGARTANGTTDTMQGAYLGPEFAQADIEKRLAAVGAKFEVLNESALVERAAGDLADGLALGWFQGRMEFGPRALGGRSILGDARSPAMQKTLNLRVKYRESFRPFAPSVLREDVADWFELDGDSPYMLLVADVVEKRRRAMTQAEQALFGIDKLNVPRSDIPAVTHVDYSARIQTVHSDTNPRYHALISAFKARTGCPVIVNTSFNVRGEPIVGSPEDAFRCFMGSEIERLAVGNCYLVKEAQDPALKLDYKDEFELD; this is translated from the coding sequence ATGCGCATTCTCGGTCTTTCGGCGTTCTACCACGACTCGGCGGCCGCCCTCGTCGTCGACGGGCGCATCGTGGCGGCCGCGCAAGAAGAGCGTTTCACGCGCAAGAAGCACGATGCGCGCTATCCCGTGCACGCGATCGAATATTGCTTGGCTGAAGCCGGGATCGCGCTCGACCAGATCGACCATGTTGCCTTCTACGACAAGCCGTTCTTGAAGTTCGAGCGACTGCTCGAGACCTATCTTGCGTTCGCACCGCGCGGCTTCACATCGTTCCGCATGGCGATTCCGGTGTGGCTCAAGGAAAAGCTGTTCCAGAAAAAGCTGTTGTCGGACGAACTTGCGAAGGCCGCACCCGGCTTCGACTGGGAATCCAAATTGCTTTTCGCCGAGCACCATCAAAGCCACGCGGCGTCGGCGTTTTTCCCGTCGCCGTTCGAAGAGGCTTTGGTGCTCACGATGGACGGTGTGGGCGAATGGGCGACCACGTCGGTCGGCATCGGGCGCGGGAATACGTTGGAAATGGTGCGCGAGATCCATTTCCCGCATTCGCTGGGGCTGCTCTATTCGGCCTTCACCTACTATACGGGCTTCAAGGTCAATTCCGGCGAATACAAGGTCATGGGGCTTGCCCCCTACGGCACGCCGCGCTTTGCGCAAACGATCCTCGACCATGTGCTCGATCTCAAAGCCGACGGCAGCTTCCGTCTCAATATGGATTATTTCGACTATTGCACCGGCCTCACCATGACCAACGCGAAGTTCGATGCGTTGTTCGGCGCACCCCGGCGCCAGCCCGAACAGCGCCTCGACCAGCGGCACATGGATTTGGCGGCTTCGGTGCAGGCGGTTCTCGAAGAGGCGGTGTTGCGGCTCACGCGCAGCCTGCAGGCCGAAACCGGTATGGAAAATTTGTGCCTAGCCGGCGGGGTCGCCCTCAATTGCGTGGCCAATGGCAAGATCCTGCGCGACGGCAAATGGAAAAACCTGTGGATCCAGCCGGCGTCGGGCGATGCAGGCGGGGCACTCGGGGCGGCACTTGCGGGCTACCATTTGTTCAAAGGCGGGGCGCGCACGGCCAACGGTACGACCGACACGATGCAGGGGGCCTATCTCGGCCCCGAATTCGCGCAAGCCGACATCGAAAAGCGCCTCGCCGCGGTAGGCGCCAAGTTCGAGGTGCTGAACGAGAGCGCACTTGTCGAACGGGCGGCGGGCGATTTGGCCGACGGATTGGCGCTGGGCTGGTTCCAGGGCCGCATGGAATTCGGGCCGCGCGCACTTGGCGGGCGCTCGATCTTGGGCGATGCGCGCAGCCCGGCCATGCAGAAAACCCTCAATCTGCGGGTCAAGTACCGGGAAAGCTTCCGCCCGTTTGCACCCTCGGTGTTGCGCGAGGACGTAGCCGACTGGTTTGAGCTCGACGGCGATTCGCCCTACATGCTGCTGGTCGCCGACGTGGTCGAAAAGCGCCGCCGCGCCATGACGCAAGCCGAGCAGGCTTTGTTCGGCATCGACAAGCTTAATGTGCCGCGCTCGGACATTCCGGCCGTCACGCATGTCGATTATTCGGCGCGCATCCAGACCGTCCATTCCGACACCAATCCGCGTTACCACGCGTTGATTTCGGCCTTCAAAGCGCGCACTGGCTGCCCGGTCATCGTCAATACGAGCTTCAATGTACGCGGCGAGCCGATCGTCGGCAGCCCCGAAGACGCGTTCCGCTGCTTCATGGGCTCCGAGATCGAGCGCTTGGCCGTGGGGAATTGCTATCTCGTCAAAGAGGCGCAGGATCCGGCCCTCAAGCTCGATTACAAAGACGAATTCGAGCTCGATTAG
- a CDS encoding DUF5989 family protein: MLSLIKELWLFMRVRKKFWLLPIVAMMALFGGLIVLTKGSAIAPFIYTLF, from the coding sequence ATGCTGTCGCTGATCAAGGAACTCTGGCTGTTCATGCGCGTGCGCAAGAAATTCTGGCTGCTGCCGATCGTCGCGATGATGGCGCTGTTCGGCGGACTCATCGTGCTGACCAAGGGTAGCGCCATCGCCCCCTTCATCTACACGCTGTTCTAG
- a CDS encoding SxtJ family membrane protein: MAKPSGTHEDYARDEDLQGSSDRSFGFVFTGFFALVGGVKLYTGHAWALYWFAGAATFLAAALLVPRILAPLNRLWMKFALLLYAVMNPLTMALLFFLVVTPIGVVMRLAGKDFLRKRLEPDAPSYWLPRDPPGPAPDSMKQQF; the protein is encoded by the coding sequence ATGGCGAAGCCCTCCGGCACCCACGAAGATTACGCGCGCGACGAAGATCTGCAAGGCTCGAGCGATCGCAGCTTCGGCTTCGTGTTCACCGGCTTTTTCGCGCTCGTCGGCGGCGTGAAGCTCTACACGGGCCACGCTTGGGCGCTCTATTGGTTCGCGGGCGCAGCAACGTTTTTGGCGGCCGCGTTGCTCGTGCCGCGGATCCTCGCGCCGCTCAATCGGCTGTGGATGAAGTTCGCCCTGCTGCTTTATGCGGTCATGAATCCGCTGACGATGGCGCTCTTGTTTTTTCTGGTCGTCACACCGATCGGCGTGGTGATGCGGCTTGCCGGCAAGGATTTCCTGCGCAAGCGCCTGGAGCCCGACGCACCGAGCTACTGGCTGCCGCGCGATCCGCCGGGGCCGGCACCCGATTCGATGAAACAGCAGTTTTGA
- a CDS encoding SDR family NAD(P)-dependent oxidoreductase, protein MDLGLKGKRILVTGAARGIGAASARLLANAGAVVGVHFVHAETAAAAIVAACPGSRGFQADLADPAAPAALMAAFCRWAGGIDGLVNNAGGVPADAAATWQLNCASPIALMDLAQSQLTVGKSSAIVNVSSIVAGRAASPRLDAYAQAKAALEQASRNRALAWAPVDIRVNCVRPGVVDTDLNVWPDDPDRTKFQARIARVPMGRAATPNDVAAAILFLASDASSYMTGTVLKIAGGED, encoded by the coding sequence GTGGATTTGGGATTGAAGGGAAAGCGCATTCTGGTGACCGGAGCGGCGCGCGGCATTGGCGCTGCGAGCGCACGCTTGCTGGCCAACGCGGGTGCGGTCGTGGGCGTGCATTTCGTCCATGCCGAAACTGCCGCCGCTGCGATCGTCGCCGCATGCCCGGGCAGCCGCGGGTTTCAGGCCGACCTTGCCGATCCCGCCGCCCCGGCAGCTTTGATGGCGGCTTTCTGCCGCTGGGCCGGTGGGATCGATGGGCTTGTGAACAATGCAGGGGGTGTTCCCGCCGATGCGGCCGCAACTTGGCAGCTCAATTGCGCCTCGCCCATCGCCTTGATGGATCTGGCGCAAAGCCAGCTCACCGTCGGTAAATCATCCGCAATCGTTAACGTGTCGTCGATCGTGGCCGGCCGTGCGGCCTCGCCAAGGCTCGACGCCTATGCACAAGCCAAAGCCGCCCTCGAGCAGGCGTCGCGCAACCGCGCACTTGCGTGGGCGCCGGTGGACATTCGCGTCAATTGCGTGCGGCCCGGCGTGGTCGATACCGATCTCAATGTTTGGCCCGACGATCCGGACCGCACCAAGTTCCAGGCACGCATCGCGCGTGTGCCGATGGGCCGTGCTGCAACGCCGAACGACGTCGCGGCTGCAATCCTGTTTCTTGCGAGCGACGCGTCGAGCTACATGACCGGCACCGTGCTCAAAATCGCGGGCGGCGAAGATTAG
- the fsa gene encoding fructose-6-phosphate aldolase, with translation MKFFIDTAEVSEIREAAMTGLVDGVTTNPSLIAKSGRNFLEVVAEICALVPGPVSAEVTANDFDTMLKEGRKLAKIAKNVAVKVPLTVDGLKTCYALANEGTKVNVTLCFSAAQALLAAKAGATFISPFVGRLDDVGTNGLSLIADICTIYRQYPNLKTEVLVASVRHPVHIVESAKMGAHVATMPPSTLKQLFSHPLTDKGLAQFNADWKKTGQSIL, from the coding sequence ATGAAATTCTTCATCGACACCGCCGAAGTTTCGGAAATCCGCGAAGCCGCCATGACGGGTCTCGTCGACGGCGTGACGACCAACCCGTCTTTGATCGCCAAGAGCGGGCGCAATTTCCTCGAGGTGGTGGCCGAAATCTGCGCGCTGGTCCCCGGCCCCGTCAGCGCCGAGGTGACCGCCAACGATTTCGACACGATGCTCAAAGAGGGCCGCAAGCTCGCCAAGATCGCCAAGAACGTCGCGGTCAAAGTGCCTCTGACCGTCGATGGCCTCAAGACCTGCTACGCGCTTGCAAACGAAGGCACCAAGGTCAACGTTACCTTGTGCTTCAGTGCCGCCCAAGCGCTGCTCGCGGCCAAAGCGGGTGCGACGTTCATTTCGCCGTTCGTCGGCCGGCTCGACGATGTCGGCACCAACGGCCTCAGCCTGATCGCCGATATCTGCACGATCTATCGCCAGTATCCGAACCTCAAAACCGAAGTGCTGGTGGCCTCGGTGCGCCATCCCGTGCACATCGTCGAGTCCGCCAAGATGGGTGCGCATGTGGCGACGATGCCGCCCTCCACACTCAAACAGCTCTTCAGCCATCCGCTGACCGACAAGGGCCTTGCGCAGTTCAACGCCGACTGGAAAAAGACCGGCCAGTCGATCCTTTAG
- a CDS encoding MFS transporter produces the protein MAHPKHALPLTARALAREMLDRVVFKLRTLDDAAANLPELHRLEPRDRAFARLLAASVLRRMGSLDAVLAKCLDRGTPPPPILNILRLGAAQLLLLDTPAHAAVGETVELCGPREAALRGVVNAVLRRVAREGKELIAACDAACLDTPPWLWHILSTAYGEETARAVAAVHAKEPPLDITLKGDASEWAERLGATTLPTGTLRLSDSGNVAELPGFAEGAWWVQDAAAALPARLLGDVKGAQVLDLCAAPGGKTMQLAAAGADVLAVDQSTKRLRRVTENLQRVGLAAQTVAGDLADWRPAQAFSHVLLDAPCTATGTLRRHPEIAYLKSPLDAAKLVDVQDRMLDAAAEMTAPGGTLVYAVCSLDPREGRSRVAAFLARNAAFKRLPLGPGEIPGTDALVSKDGDLATLPSHWAEPGGMDGFFAARLRRNA, from the coding sequence ATGGCGCACCCCAAACACGCCTTGCCGCTGACCGCGCGTGCGCTCGCGCGCGAGATGCTGGACCGCGTCGTCTTCAAGCTGCGCACGCTCGACGATGCGGCGGCTAACCTGCCCGAGCTGCATCGGCTCGAGCCGCGCGATCGCGCCTTCGCCCGCCTGCTTGCGGCAAGCGTGCTGCGGCGCATGGGCTCGCTAGACGCCGTCCTCGCCAAGTGCCTCGATCGCGGCACGCCGCCGCCACCGATCCTGAATATTCTGCGCTTAGGCGCTGCCCAATTGCTGCTACTCGACACGCCCGCCCACGCAGCCGTCGGCGAAACGGTCGAACTGTGCGGCCCGCGCGAAGCGGCGTTGCGCGGTGTGGTCAATGCGGTGCTGCGCCGCGTGGCGCGCGAGGGCAAAGAGCTGATCGCCGCGTGCGACGCCGCCTGCCTAGATACCCCTCCCTGGCTGTGGCACATCCTGTCGACCGCCTATGGCGAGGAAACCGCGCGCGCGGTTGCGGCCGTGCATGCCAAGGAACCGCCGCTCGACATTACGCTCAAGGGCGATGCGAGCGAGTGGGCCGAACGATTGGGTGCCACCACGTTGCCGACCGGCACGCTGCGGCTTTCCGACAGCGGCAACGTTGCCGAGCTACCGGGTTTTGCGGAAGGGGCCTGGTGGGTGCAGGACGCGGCCGCAGCGTTGCCCGCACGCCTGCTCGGCGACGTGAAGGGCGCACAGGTGCTCGACCTATGTGCGGCCCCCGGCGGCAAAACGATGCAGCTTGCCGCCGCGGGTGCGGATGTCTTAGCAGTCGATCAATCGACCAAGCGGCTGCGGCGTGTGACGGAAAATCTGCAGCGCGTCGGGCTTGCGGCGCAAACGGTCGCGGGCGATTTGGCCGATTGGCGCCCGGCGCAAGCTTTCTCGCACGTGCTGCTCGATGCACCCTGCACGGCAACCGGCACGCTGCGCCGCCATCCCGAAATCGCGTATCTCAAATCGCCGCTCGATGCCGCCAAGCTCGTGGACGTGCAAGACCGCATGCTCGATGCCGCAGCCGAGATGACGGCACCCGGCGGCACGCTCGTCTATGCGGTCTGCTCGCTCGATCCGCGCGAAGGGCGCAGCCGCGTGGCGGCCTTCCTCGCGCGCAATGCGGCCTTCAAGCGCCTGCCGCTTGGCCCCGGCGAAATCCCAGGCACCGACGCGCTCGTATCGAAAGACGGGGATCTTGCGACGCTGCCGAGCCATTGGGCGGAACCGGGCGGCATGGACGGATTTTTCGCGGCACGGCTGCGACGAAACGCCTGA
- a CDS encoding MBOAT family protein, with protein MLFNSFAFLFVYLPLVLAGYWMAGHFVGRSAAVVWLAVASVVFYAMAEPWHAAVMAGSILFNFTCGIRLAATGSRTLLAFAVAANLVLLGIFKYADFFVGNLAAATGIDIALLRIALPAGISFYTFTQIAFLADAARGEVRELNFARYVLFVTFFPHLIAGPIIHHREMMPQFARVRLGLGATNLAVGLSIFAVGLGKKLLLADNIAPFATPIFAAADAGATPTFFEAWAATLAYALRLYFDFSGYSDMAIGLSRMFGIRLPVNFHSPYKASSVADFWRRWHMTLSRFLRDYLYIPLGGSRHGAGRHIAALFATMVLGGFWHGASWNFVLWGALHGALLALNHLWRHFAPAAAKHLIAPIGMPLTFVCVVLAWVPFAAETLGGTARMYAALAAFDGVTFPAAAAGKIGALAPALEALGIRFAGANIVTLEDWRNAGILVVTAGLLVVWLLPNTQQIFGRYRPILGVYRGDLQSLKTRFAWRPNWLWAACLAVWAAASLLSLQRVSEFIYFRF; from the coding sequence ATGCTTTTCAACTCCTTTGCGTTCCTGTTTGTGTATCTGCCGCTCGTGCTGGCGGGCTATTGGATGGCAGGGCATTTTGTCGGGCGCAGTGCGGCTGTCGTCTGGCTGGCGGTGGCCTCGGTCGTTTTCTACGCCATGGCCGAGCCGTGGCACGCGGCCGTCATGGCCGGATCGATCCTGTTCAATTTCACGTGCGGCATCCGCTTGGCCGCGACCGGCAGCCGCACCCTGCTTGCCTTCGCGGTCGCGGCCAATCTGGTACTGCTCGGCATTTTCAAATACGCGGACTTTTTCGTCGGCAACCTCGCGGCGGCGACCGGCATCGACATCGCCTTGCTGCGCATCGCATTGCCGGCCGGCATTTCGTTCTACACCTTCACGCAGATAGCATTTCTGGCCGACGCCGCGCGCGGCGAGGTGCGTGAGCTCAATTTTGCGCGCTACGTTTTGTTCGTCACGTTTTTCCCGCATCTGATCGCAGGCCCCATCATCCACCACCGTGAGATGATGCCGCAATTCGCGCGCGTGCGCCTGGGCCTCGGCGCCACGAATCTTGCGGTGGGGCTGTCGATCTTCGCGGTCGGCCTCGGAAAGAAACTTCTGCTGGCCGACAATATCGCACCCTTCGCGACCCCTATCTTCGCGGCCGCCGATGCGGGTGCCACACCGACCTTCTTCGAAGCATGGGCGGCAACGCTCGCTTACGCGCTGCGGCTCTATTTCGACTTCTCGGGCTATTCGGACATGGCGATCGGCCTGTCGCGCATGTTCGGCATTCGCCTGCCGGTCAATTTCCACAGCCCCTACAAAGCTTCGAGCGTGGCCGATTTCTGGCGCCGCTGGCACATGACGCTGTCGCGGTTCTTGCGCGACTATCTCTACATTCCGCTCGGCGGCAGCCGGCACGGTGCCGGCCGCCATATCGCGGCTTTGTTCGCAACCATGGTGCTCGGCGGCTTCTGGCACGGTGCGAGTTGGAACTTCGTGCTGTGGGGGGCGCTGCACGGCGCATTGCTCGCGCTCAACCATCTGTGGCGCCATTTTGCGCCGGCGGCGGCAAAACACCTGATCGCACCCATCGGCATGCCGCTCACATTCGTGTGCGTGGTGCTGGCGTGGGTTCCGTTTGCGGCCGAAACGCTCGGCGGAACGGCGCGAATGTACGCGGCCTTGGCCGCCTTCGACGGCGTTACCTTTCCGGCGGCGGCGGCCGGCAAAATCGGCGCGCTTGCACCGGCTCTGGAAGCGCTCGGCATCCGCTTTGCGGGGGCGAATATCGTGACGCTCGAGGATTGGCGCAATGCCGGCATCCTGGTCGTGACGGCAGGCCTGCTCGTCGTCTGGCTGCTGCCCAACACGCAGCAGATCTTCGGCCGCTACCGCCCCATCCTCGGCGTCTATCGCGGCGATCTGCAGTCCCTCAAGACGCGTTTCGCCTGGCGGCCGAATTGGCTGTGGGCCGCGTGTCTGGCCGTCTGGGCAGCAGCGTCGCTGCTGAGCCTTCAGCGCGTCAGCGAATTCATCTATTTCCGATTTTGA
- the rfbG gene encoding CDP-glucose 4,6-dehydratase, which translates to MDFSGKRVLLTGHTGFKGAWLLAWLEMLGAKVAGLALAPPSEPSLFALIDGAALCAAHTQGDIRDAALVRKAFEDFAPDYVVHMAAQPLVLPSLAAPVETFATNFLGTTHVLDACRHVTPKAILVVTSDKVYANDGSAHAFVETDRLGGHDPYSASKAACEIAVDSFRSSYFAGKVPLATARAGNVIGGGDWAAYRIVPDAVRALAAGTTLVLRRPEAVRPWQHVLDPLAGYLAILEKGCDGAFNFGPEAAARRTVREVVEEFGKAFDGKPGWTIENTNPPPEAPYLTLSAAYAHATLDWAPKLDFETAMAWTAAWYRAWANGEDMRKVTRAQIEAFSKL; encoded by the coding sequence ATGGATTTTTCGGGAAAACGCGTGCTGCTGACCGGCCACACCGGCTTCAAAGGGGCATGGCTGCTCGCATGGCTCGAGATGCTTGGCGCCAAGGTGGCGGGCCTCGCACTGGCCCCGCCGAGCGAGCCCTCGCTGTTTGCGCTGATCGACGGTGCGGCACTCTGCGCCGCGCACACGCAAGGCGACATTCGCGACGCCGCCCTCGTGCGCAAAGCGTTCGAAGATTTTGCACCCGACTATGTCGTGCATATGGCGGCCCAGCCGCTGGTGCTGCCGTCGCTGGCAGCCCCGGTCGAGACTTTCGCCACCAACTTCCTCGGCACGACGCACGTGCTCGACGCGTGCCGGCACGTCACCCCCAAAGCCATCCTGGTTGTGACGAGCGACAAGGTCTACGCCAACGACGGCAGCGCACATGCCTTCGTCGAAACCGACAGGCTTGGCGGGCACGATCCTTATTCGGCCAGCAAGGCCGCGTGCGAGATTGCGGTCGACAGTTTCCGCAGCAGCTATTTTGCGGGCAAAGTGCCGCTCGCAACCGCGCGTGCGGGCAACGTCATCGGCGGCGGCGATTGGGCCGCCTATCGCATCGTGCCGGATGCGGTGCGTGCCCTTGCGGCCGGCACCACGCTCGTGCTGCGCCGGCCCGAGGCCGTGCGCCCCTGGCAGCATGTGCTCGACCCGCTGGCAGGCTATCTGGCGATTCTGGAAAAAGGCTGCGACGGCGCCTTCAATTTCGGGCCGGAGGCAGCCGCACGGCGCACCGTGCGCGAGGTCGTCGAAGAATTCGGCAAAGCGTTCGACGGCAAACCGGGCTGGACGATCGAAAACACGAACCCGCCGCCCGAAGCGCCGTATCTGACGCTGTCGGCAGCCTATGCGCACGCCACGCTCGACTGGGCGCCCAAGCTCGATTTCGAAACGGCCATGGCGTGGACAGCCGCTTGGTATCGCGCCTGGGCCAACGGCGAAGACATGCGCAAAGTCACGCGCGCGCAGATCGAGGCGTTTTCGAAGCTTTAG
- the galE gene encoding UDP-glucose 4-epimerase GalE, producing MGSENKASVLVTGGAGFVGAHVCRALALAGHRPVAFDNLSAGHRDFVRWGPLVEAEVGDAAALDAAIAAYGIRACVHLAGSIEVGLSVKEPVRFWQNNVSTTLVLLDRLQAAGVKSFVFSSTAAVYGMPEQVPMAEDHPKRPTNPYGETKLAVEQILAAQARATGLSWIAFRYFNAAGAAWSDGIGEDHSPESHLIPLACQAAMGIRPPLTIFGTDYPTPDGTALRDYIHVADLGAAHVLGIERALAAPVATAFNLGTGQGYSVRDVVATVERVAGTPVPHSFGKRRDGDSPALVADPAAAKRELGWQPTHSDLARIVADAWAWHQLRHKN from the coding sequence ATGGGCAGCGAGAATAAGGCGAGTGTGCTCGTCACTGGCGGGGCAGGCTTCGTGGGTGCGCATGTGTGCCGCGCGCTTGCGCTGGCCGGACATCGGCCGGTCGCATTCGACAATCTGAGTGCGGGCCATCGCGATTTCGTGCGCTGGGGCCCGCTCGTCGAAGCCGAAGTCGGCGATGCCGCCGCCCTCGATGCCGCGATCGCCGCATATGGCATTCGTGCTTGCGTGCATCTGGCGGGCTCGATCGAGGTCGGCCTTTCGGTCAAAGAACCGGTGCGCTTCTGGCAGAACAATGTTTCGACGACGTTGGTGCTGCTCGACCGGTTGCAGGCGGCCGGCGTGAAGTCGTTTGTTTTTTCGTCGACGGCGGCCGTCTACGGCATGCCTGAACAGGTGCCGATGGCCGAAGACCATCCCAAGCGGCCGACCAATCCCTACGGCGAGACCAAGCTTGCGGTCGAACAGATCCTCGCGGCCCAAGCGCGGGCGACGGGCCTGTCGTGGATCGCGTTCCGCTATTTCAACGCAGCCGGTGCGGCCTGGTCTGACGGGATCGGCGAAGACCATTCGCCCGAAAGCCATCTCATCCCGCTCGCCTGCCAAGCCGCGATGGGCATTCGTCCGCCTTTGACGATCTTCGGCACGGATTATCCCACGCCGGACGGCACGGCCTTGCGCGACTATATCCACGTGGCCGATCTCGGGGCCGCCCACGTTCTCGGCATCGAGCGCGCTTTGGCGGCGCCGGTCGCAACCGCGTTTAATCTTGGCACGGGCCAGGGCTATTCGGTGCGCGACGTCGTGGCGACCGTCGAGCGCGTCGCGGGCACGCCTGTGCCGCACAGTTTCGGCAAGCGCCGCGACGGCGACAGTCCCGCCCTTGTGGCCGATCCTGCGGCCGCCAAACGCGAACTTGGCTGGCAGCCGACGCATTCGGACCTCGCGCGCATCGTCGCCGATGCCTGGGCCTGGCACCAATTGCGCCACAAAAACTAA
- a CDS encoding heparinase II/III family protein encodes MARARQRSRWLDFWNGTPLYRLLIGGRAVARLARLAPEPLPGSRPRGEAIVAGKLVCAGRALPAERPDWAAADLSQAALDELNGFGWLDDLAAVASETAQSRARALVEDWILANPKWRPVLWDAETTGRRLAAWLAHAPFLSRGEGDRLGPMLLQSATRQARHLARCAGKAPRGLPRLQALKGLVYAHGCGLLDERTLGAVAQRLAIEAQRQLAPDGFHLSRGARAQLEALSILADSRLAIEAAGANVPEALHRAIEKLAPALHFFRHGDGGLALFENSNVETAALVDTVLVRAQWPDPPPERAMSIGFERVVADRVLLFVDAGPPPEEGFDRHAHAGALAFELSAGKERIVANCGAGPQDDSEWALALRATAAHSTLTLEDTSSSEPIPGGLRRRLKKVSAARDEADGNVWLDLSHDGYVSDFGFVHRRRIFVAGDGLDLRGEDSLLPAAGATPSPSARFAIRFHLYPDIQASVIQNGAAALLRTPRGQAWRLQIAGAALELGESVSFAQRGTARRAEQLVAAGTAGAQGMSVKWAFKRIQGER; translated from the coding sequence ATGGCTCGTGCGCGGCAGCGCTCCCGCTGGTTGGATTTCTGGAACGGCACCCCGCTCTATCGCCTGCTGATCGGCGGGCGGGCCGTGGCGCGGCTCGCACGCCTGGCGCCCGAACCGCTGCCCGGATCGCGGCCACGCGGCGAGGCGATCGTTGCGGGCAAGCTTGTATGCGCGGGACGCGCCCTTCCGGCCGAGCGGCCGGATTGGGCGGCCGCCGATCTGAGCCAAGCCGCCCTCGACGAACTTAATGGCTTCGGTTGGCTTGACGATCTTGCGGCCGTGGCGAGCGAGACGGCACAATCGCGCGCACGCGCCCTCGTCGAAGACTGGATCCTTGCCAATCCCAAATGGCGCCCCGTGCTGTGGGACGCCGAAACGACCGGGCGGCGCTTGGCGGCATGGCTTGCACACGCGCCCTTCCTGTCGCGCGGCGAGGGCGACCGGCTCGGGCCGATGCTGCTGCAGTCGGCCACGCGCCAGGCGCGGCATTTGGCGCGCTGTGCGGGCAAAGCGCCGCGCGGCCTGCCGCGCCTGCAAGCGCTCAAAGGTCTCGTCTATGCGCATGGCTGCGGCCTGCTCGACGAGCGCACTTTGGGTGCCGTTGCACAGCGCCTAGCGATCGAAGCCCAACGCCAGCTGGCGCCTGACGGTTTCCATCTGAGCCGCGGCGCGCGCGCCCAGCTCGAAGCGCTGTCGATCCTCGCCGATTCGCGCCTTGCCATCGAAGCGGCCGGTGCGAACGTGCCGGAAGCCCTGCACCGTGCGATCGAAAAGCTCGCCCCGGCGTTGCACTTTTTCCGCCACGGCGACGGCGGACTTGCGCTGTTCGAAAACTCGAACGTCGAAACCGCCGCCTTGGTCGATACTGTGCTGGTGCGCGCGCAATGGCCAGATCCGCCGCCCGAGCGTGCCATGTCGATCGGCTTCGAGCGCGTGGTCGCCGACCGCGTGCTGCTGTTTGTGGATGCGGGGCCGCCGCCCGAAGAAGGTTTCGACCGCCACGCACATGCGGGTGCTTTGGCATTCGAATTGTCGGCGGGCAAGGAGCGCATCGTCGCCAATTGCGGGGCGGGCCCGCAGGACGATTCCGAATGGGCGCTCGCTCTGCGCGCGACGGCCGCCCACTCCACGCTCACGCTCGAGGATACGAGTTCGAGCGAACCCATCCCCGGCGGTCTGCGCCGCCGCTTGAAAAAGGTCTCGGCCGCGCGCGACGAGGCCGACGGCAATGTCTGGCTCGATCTGAGCCATGACGGCTATGTGTCCGACTTTGGCTTCGTGCATCGCCGCCGCATTTTCGTGGCCGGCGACGGGCTCGATTTGCGCGGCGAAGATTCGCTGCTGCCGGCGGCAGGGGCGACGCCGTCGCCCTCGGCGCGCTTTGCAATCCGCTTCCATCTCTATCCCGATATCCAAGCTTCGGTGATCCAGAACGGCGCGGCGGCTTTGCTGCGTACGCCGCGCGGTCAAGCCTGGCGACTGCAGATCGCGGGTGCGGCCCTCGAGCTTGGCGAGAGCGTGTCGTTCGCCCAGCGCGGTACGGCACGGCGGGCCGAACAGCTCGTCGCAGCAGGTACGGCCGGTGCGCAGGGCATGTCGGTCAAATGGGCCTTCAAACGGATCCAAGGCGAGCGTTAG